Part of the Helicobacter bilis genome is shown below.
TTTGGAGGCTTTAAAGAATAAAGATATAAAAGAAAAGCTTTTATTGGAGATACAAGAAAGCCGAGAAAACAATGAACAATTAGACTGAAGGATAATTATGAGCGAAAAATTAGAACAAGAGGTAGAAACACAGAATGTCTCAATTATTGAGGGCATTATGCAAAAAAGTAAATATTCTAAAAATGATGAAAGTTATAGTATTGCTAAACTTGGTGTTGCAGAGTTTATTACAGAAATTGTAAAATCTGATAATGCAGAGAGCAAAATCAATCGATTCACACTTGATGAAATGATTGCGCATATAGATGATTTAATTTCGCAGCAAATGGATGAAATTTTACACAATGAGCAGTTTCAACAATTAGAATCTACATGGAGAGGTTTACATTTCTTAGTAGAACGCACGAATTTTCAAGAAAATATAAAAATTAACATTCTTGATGTTACAAAACAAGAGGCATTAGAGGATTTTGATTCAAATCCAGATATTACGACGAGTACGCTCTATAAATATATTTATTCTGCCGAATATGGACAATTTGGAGGAGAACCCATAGGAGCAATAATCGGTGATTATGCGCTAAATGCATCAAGTCCCGATATGAATTTTTTATCCAAAATGTCATCAATTGCTGCTATGAGTCATTCTCCATTTTTAACATCTGTAGATGCAAGCTTTTTTGGGCTTGATAATTATGCAGAACTTCCAACAATACAAGATCTAAAAAGTTTATTAGAGGGTCCACAATATACAAAGTGGCGCACTTTTAGAGAGAACGAGGATTCTAAATATGCTGGACTTATGGTGACAAGATTCTTAACTCGTTCTCCATATGACCCGCAAGAAAATCCCATAAAAAGTTTTAATTATAAAGAAAATGTGCATAATTCACACAATCATCTCTTATGGAGCAATACTGCTTATGCTTTTGCAACAAGATTGACTGATAGTTTTGCACAATATCGATGGTGTGGCAATATTATAGGTCCTAGAGCTGGTGGCACCGTCACAGATTTGCCGGTATATCTTTATGAAAACTTCGGTACATTAGAATCTAAGATACCAACTGAAGTGTTAATTACAGATAGACGTGAGTATGAACTTTCAGAATCTGGTTTTATAGCTTTTACATTGCGAAGGGATAGTAACAATGCAGTCTTTTTCTCAGCGAATGCAGTATTGAAACCAAAAATTTTTCCAAATACTCCTGAAGGCAAAGAAGCAGAAACAAATTATAGGCTTGGAACACAATTGCCATATATTTTTTTGGTTTCTCGTCTTGCGCACTATATCAAGGTTTTACAAAGAGAGGAAATTGGGAGCTGGAAAGAACGTAGCGATGTTGAAAATGGCTTGAATGAATGGATTAGACAATATGTTTCAGATCAAGAAAATCCTCCAGCAGAAGTGCGGAGCAGAAGACCTTTTAGAGGGGCTAGAATTACAGTAAGCGATATAGAAGGTGAAACTGGATGGTATAAAATAGATTTGAATGTGCGTCCGCACTTTAAGTTTATGGGGGCTAATTTTGAACTCTCGTTGGTAGGAAAGCTTGATAAAGAATAACTATGTCTTTTGTTGATAGGGTTATTCATGCGCTTGATGAATATGTAGATTCTGAGTATTTTGAGAATCCCATTCAAGCAATCAGAGAGCATATTGAAACCCTCATAAACACAAAAGAGGATACACAGGAATTATTATCTTATAATGATTTGGATTTAAACATCAAAAATCTAGCCATCGTAATGTCAGAAAGAATTTATGATATAGTTTCTACGTACGAATATAGAGCAAAGATTGTAAGCATTGAATATGATGAGACATTAGCGCCTTGTCAACTCAAATTTTTCTTAACATTACAATATAATAAAGATTTAACAAATTTTAATATACAAATTATTTTTAATAGTAACCGTTATTATGAAGTTTTATAATAAGCTAAATAAGATAGAAGGGTATAAGGTTAGATGAAAAATATCTTTTATTTTAGAAAGGAAATTGATTATCTGCAAAAAACAAGGGAATTGTTTATTAATAAATATCCTAAACTTGCCCCATTTTTAGCATGTAATAGCAATGATCCAGATGTTGAACGCATTATTGAATCATTAGCAATTTTGACCGCTAAGATTAATGAAGAGCTTGATGGCAATATTCCATCTCTTGCAGAATCTCTTATTAATATCCTTATGCCAAACTATACAAACTCTTTGCCTTCATTTTGTATACAAAATTTTAACTTAAAACCAGATTCTAAAGACAATAATGTGTTTATTCCTAGACATACAAGCGTAGTATCTTCTCCTGTTCAGTCGGTTAGATGTGAGTTTAGAACAATTTATGATGTTATGTTGTATCCCTTGAAGATTTATAATGTTGATGTGGGTAGTGAGGGAAAATACACTACATTTGTGATCGACATAGAAACCACGCAAGATCATCTAACTATTGCAGATATTAACATAAAATATCTGAATTTATATCTTGGCAATGAGGTTTATACGGCAAATACCCTGCTTTTATGGCTTTTACAATATGTAAAAGACATTATTATTCTCTCATACGATACACATACGAATTTTAAAATACCAACACATTGCTTACAGCCTATGGGATTTAACAGAAATGAAAGTGTATCAGATAATGATGATTTAGGCTTTAGTGCATTTATATTGTTGCAAGAATTATTTTTTATGTCAGAAAAATTTCATTTTATCCATCTTGAGGGTTTAGAAGCTTTAAAAGATGTAAAAAGTAAAAAAATGGGTATCAAATTTATTTTTAATAAGGAGCTTCCTAAAAATTGTCTACCAAGAGCAAATCAGTTTTCTCTCTTTGCAACACCAGCAATTAATTTGTTTTCTACACAGGCAGAACCAATACTTCTTGATCACTCAAGAAATACTCATCGAATATTTGTAGATAGAATGCACGAACAGGCTTATTGTGTTATACAGATTCTAAAAGTAAAAGCACATAGTAGCGATACTGGCAGACGAGTTTTTAAAAATTATTATAGTTTTGAGAGATTTGAGTTTTTAAATAAAAGCAATGATTTTTATGCATTAGCTAACAAAGTCGATGCTCATGGCCAACACTATAAAGAAATTTCTTTTTATACTAAGCATCACAGAAAAGAAACTATATCTATGGATGTATTGTGCAGCAATAATAATATACCAGCACAACTTAAACTTCATGACATTAACGAAATATTAGACTATAAGAGCGTTACAACAGAAAATATTACGCTACCCACACCAATTAAACACATAGACATGGATAGTGATATGATGTGGAATCTTGTTGTTATTTTGTCTTTTAATTATCAAAATATAACAAAAAAAGAAAGTTTATTGTCTCTTTTACATATTTTTGGGTTTACATTTGATTCTCAAGATAAACATTTTTTGACAAATCTAAGTGATGCGATTATTAATATACAATCACAACCGACCTATAAAGTTCATGGCTGTATCACAAGAAGAGGCATTCTTGTTACGATATCTATGGATGAGACTAAATTTTATTGTTTAGGAGAAGTATATAAAATAGGATTGATATTTTCGCACTTATTTGCTTCTTTTGCGGCTATTAATTCCTTTTGTGAATTAAATATTATATGTGTTTTAAGCAATACAACCTTTACATATCCTGTACAATTTGGAAATAAAGAGCCTTTATGAAAACATCTACATTCTATCATACTATAAAAACATTTTTACTGACACACAAGAAACATCAAATATTTTTACGAACTGGGAAAAGTTTGGGGCATGCTTATAAAGAAATAGAGGTTATTGCACAAAATGACAATGAGACACTTTTAAAGGCAACAGATTCTGCAGATAATACAACTTCTTTAAATGATCAACATGAAAATTGCGTTGAAATTAAAGCAAATTTTTTTGGTTTATTTGGAAGTTCTTCTCCTCTACCAAACTACATACTTGACAAATTTGCAAGAAATGAAGATTCTGGTAATGGTTTTAGCTTATTTTTTGATTTTCTAAACAATCATATTCTATGGCTTCTTCACGAAAGCATGTCACTTAGAAATTATCATAGATCTTTTAATGATAACTTGAATGATAGAATTTCGCATATTTTTTTAAAAATATTGGGTTTTAATAATGTAACAAATGCAAAAGAGTATTTACCATTTTCATCTCTTATATTAAGCCAAAGACGCCCAAAACCATATATTGAAAAGATTTTGCAATATAATTTTAATCTAAACAATAGGATTTCAATTATTGAAAATATTTCGCAACAAATTCCCATCAATATAACTCAACAAAATGTGCTAGGAATAAGAAATACAATTCTTGGTAAAAATTTTTTATTGGGAAAAACGATATGTTCTCACCAAAATAAAATATTGCTTGATATTAAAGATTTACAATATCATGAAGCGTTGGCTTACTTTCCTAATCAAATACAATTTAATCGATTAAAAGAAAGTATCGCTTTCCTTACAAACAATGAATTCGCAGTTGATTTGCGCTTAAATATACAATATAGCTCTCAAATGAATTTTATACTTGGTGATCTAGCGAATGCTAAATTGGGATTTGGTTTATTATTGGGAGGGGGTCAAAAAAACTTCAGCAATTCACAATATTGCAAATATATATCGCTGCATCAATAAAAACATTTTTTATATTCACTTAGCAACACACAATAAAACACTCTCTCTAACACTCAAAAACACACTAACACATAAAAGCCTTATATAAAGGGTTTTAAAACTTTGTTAATGTGTGTATGTTCTCATATTGCAAATAAAAAATAAACTTAAAAAATACTCACTCTTTTATAATTCCATCTCAACTTTTTGTTTTAAGCTAAAAAAGGTTATACAAATTTTTTTTTACATATTAAAGTATGTTTTATGTGCTAATAAAGCATATAAAACTACACAATAAAAGCTTATAAAATCCATTAAGTAAAGAATGCAAAAATTAAAGCATTATTTGCTTGTGTAATTTTAATTTGTATCAAAGTATTAATTAATTTGTAACGCTTTAAAAATTATTTTGTATCAAGTGTTTTATATACTTTGTAATTTGTAAAAGCTTTATTTGTATTTGTGAAAACACGCATAAGCATTAATGTTATTATGTGTGTAATGTATATGCTAGTATGCAATATTAATGCTTAACACATGCAAAGGCTTACATATACTTTTATGTGTGGCATACAATGCAAACTAAGCAAAACAATATAAAGCAATTAGTTACACATACTAAGCAAGGCATTAATATACATGCAAAGGCTTATAAAGTAATTGCAATGCAAAACAAAGCATAAGCATTAAGCAATACAAGATTATTAAATGTGTTATGTAATTTATATTTGATACTTTGTAAGATTTGAAATAAAAGGGATTTGTAAGCTTTAAAGGGGCATATAATGCGTAAATGCAAAAAGTTACATTATATGCTTAAGTGTAGTTTATATGCGTTAAGCATGTAAGGATTATAACATAATTTAAAACATATAAAGCATTTAAAGTATATATGTATGCAATACTTGCTTTATATGTTACTTTTTATGTTATGTGTTATGCTTTGCTAACCTCAACATTAAGCAAATATATTACATGATGAGGTTATAAAGCTTACATGCAACAAAGCAAGGCATTAATATACTTGCAAAGGCTTACATATACTTTTATGCTCGGCTCTTAGTATGCAATGCAAAAACATTAATACACTTGCAAAGCATAATACCCTTACATGCAAACACTACTAAACATACTTTATAAAGTAGATAACAAACACTATTTTATAAGGAATGATACACATGCAATATACAACACTACATGATATAAAAAGGGTTATAACAAGCTTTGAAAATAGTATTAATAAAGCAAGTAATGCAAAGGTTATAACCGCTATATTTGCAAATGATAGTTTATACAAGGGCTTATATTTACATATAAGGCTTAATAAGCAAGGGATTAACAAAGCTTTTATTTTTAGATACAAGGTAAATAATAAAGTTTTTACTATCACAATAGGACAATATCCACATATAAGCCTTGATAAAGCAAGGGATATAACAACAGAATATAATTCTATATTGCAAAGCTTAGAATTTAAAGAAAAAGGATTAAGCCTTAAAGACTACTTGCAATACATGCAAGATAAAGATAAAAATGCAAAGCTTACTTTTAAGCATGTATTTAATGAATGGATAGAAAAACAAAGCATAAGAGAAACTACAAAAAAGCAATATATACACCAATCAAAGCCGCTTTTAAAAGTGTTTGGTAATAAGCTAATACAAGATATTACTAAAAATGATATTTTAGAGTTTTTGCAAAGCTATCAAGTAAGAAAAAAATTAAATATATGTTACCAACTATACAGGGCGTTAAAGCGTGTATTTGATTATTGCATAGCTTATGATTACATAGAGTATAGTGTATGTGATAGGATTAAATATAAGATAATATTTAAATTACCTAAAGCAAAACACCATAAAGCAATACTTGAAAAAGATTTAAAAGACTTTGTTATATATAGCAATAAAGCCTTATTTAATGATTTAGATATACATACATATAAGGATAAATTTACAAAATATAAAACACTAGATTATAGACTATTTGCAATTATGTATAAATTTAATATGTATATACCCTTAAGAATACATAATATTTTAAACTTAGAATGGGGGGATATAGATTTTAAAAATAAAATGTTAGTGATACCTGCTTATAAAATGAAACTCAATAAAGAGTTTAAATTACCTTTAAGTAGTCAAGCACTTGAAATATTAGAATTTATGTATAAACAAAAGCTAGATAAATATGTTTTTTCATGTGCTTTAAGTGATAAGGTAAGAATGCAAAGGTCGTTTTATAATGCTTTGAATGAGTATTTGGAGTTACAAAAACAAGGCTTAATAGCTAGAGGTACACAAAGAAAACTAGCTAACAAGTATAAAATACCTTATGCAAGTATTAAGACTTTTATATGTTGTTATTTACAAGACAACACAATAAAAGATAAATATAAAAAGTCAGTAGATAACGCATATAACAAGCCGCTTTCATATTGGGGTTATAAAGAGTTTTTAACAACACATAAGCTAAACACACCACACAGAATCCGCTCCACATTTTCAACTATATTATATGATTTAACACCTAAGCATAAGCTAGATTTCACAATTATTGAAATGTGCTTGGCTCATAGTGTAGGAAATATGGTAATACAAAGCTATAACCATAGCGAGAGAATGCAAGAAAGGCGTGAGCTAATGCAATTTTGGGCTAATTATATAGACAAATTAGCACATGAAAACACATTGCAACAAGTAGTAAATAATAGTGATTTATATGTATTAAATCCTGCTAATGATGATGATACATTAAGGTTTTAAATATGTATGCGTTATGTGTTTGCAAAGGCTTAAATATGCTTTTATGCTCGGCTCTTAGTGTGGCATACATTCTAACTATAAGCAAGGCATTAATATACATGCAAAGGCTTTATTATGTGTATGTGCTTTTATATGCTTTGATTGATTTATATGTGTATGGCTTTACTTAGCTTTTATGTTACATGTTATGTTTTTTGCTAACCTCAACATTAAGCAAATATATTACATGATGAGGTTATAAGGCTTATTAGTTATAAATCATGTAATGTTATATAGTGTTATGTAATGCTATGTTATGTAATATTACTTTGTTATAGCTAAGGATTAAGGGTTTAATGTTTTTAAATGTTTATTTGATTGATTTTTTATTAAAGGTTTGATTATGGAATTAAAACTAGAAAAAGGGTATTATGTAGATAATAACAATAACAAATGGAATGCAAAGGCTTATAATGAAAATGAAGCTTTACAACATAGCAAAGGGTTAGTTAATTGCTTTGATTGTGAAAATTGCATAAAATGTAAGGATTGCAGGGCGTGTGTTAATTGCATTGATTGTATTAATTGTGTAGATTGTGATTATTGCATTAATTGTAATGATTGCTACACATGCACTGAGTGTATAAAGTGTAAAGAGTGCTTTTATTGTAATAATTGTATTATGTGTGAAACTTGTAGTAATTGCTTTGATTGTGTAGCTTGTAGTGATTGTGATACATGCGATAATACAAAACATAGTAAGCTATCTAATCATTTAAGCGATTGTGAGTTTTGCATAAATAAACACCATTTAGCAAAAGAATATAAATATAATGATTTATTGCATAAGCAATATAATGGGGTATTAAAACAAGATAAGGGGGTATGTAATGATTGATACAAACAATAACACAAACAAAGGCTTTAATACAAATGCTTATAATGCAGGTAACAAAGCAAATAAAGCGGGTTTTAATGGATATAACACAAAAGGTAAGGTAAAAGGTAAGGTAAGCAATAACACAAGCAATAAAGCTAATAACAAAGCTAACAATAATAACAATAACAACATACTTGCAAATGCTTTAATCGATTATGTAGCTTGTATTGATAGTGTAAGTAATATTTGCATAAAATATAATATCACTAGACAAGCATTTTATAAGTATAAAAGCAAGTTAGCAGGGTTTTATAATATAGATTATGATATGAAGCATAAACAAAGCAAAAAGGCTTTATATGATGTGTTAATGGTATTAAAGCATGTTAATAACTTTGCAAAGTCAAATAATACTTTACTTGATTATGCAGGTAAAGCCTTTTATAGCAATATACAAAACTTGCTTAATACTAAAAGGCATGATAAATTAAGCAATAATATTGACAAGTTAGCAAAAAATGATGTGTTTAATGAAATTTCAAGCACTGATAATGATAACTTGGATAATGGCTTTTTTGCTAGTATTGCAGGGGATAAAGAATTAATACA
Proteins encoded:
- the tssC gene encoding type VI secretion system contractile sheath large subunit; protein product: MSEKLEQEVETQNVSIIEGIMQKSKYSKNDESYSIAKLGVAEFITEIVKSDNAESKINRFTLDEMIAHIDDLISQQMDEILHNEQFQQLESTWRGLHFLVERTNFQENIKINILDVTKQEALEDFDSNPDITTSTLYKYIYSAEYGQFGGEPIGAIIGDYALNASSPDMNFLSKMSSIAAMSHSPFLTSVDASFFGLDNYAELPTIQDLKSLLEGPQYTKWRTFRENEDSKYAGLMVTRFLTRSPYDPQENPIKSFNYKENVHNSHNHLLWSNTAYAFATRLTDSFAQYRWCGNIIGPRAGGTVTDLPVYLYENFGTLESKIPTEVLITDRREYELSESGFIAFTLRRDSNNAVFFSANAVLKPKIFPNTPEGKEAETNYRLGTQLPYIFLVSRLAHYIKVLQREEIGSWKERSDVENGLNEWIRQYVSDQENPPAEVRSRRPFRGARITVSDIEGETGWYKIDLNVRPHFKFMGANFELSLVGKLDKE
- the tssF gene encoding type VI secretion system baseplate subunit TssF, with protein sequence MKNIFYFRKEIDYLQKTRELFINKYPKLAPFLACNSNDPDVERIIESLAILTAKINEELDGNIPSLAESLINILMPNYTNSLPSFCIQNFNLKPDSKDNNVFIPRHTSVVSSPVQSVRCEFRTIYDVMLYPLKIYNVDVGSEGKYTTFVIDIETTQDHLTIADINIKYLNLYLGNEVYTANTLLLWLLQYVKDIIILSYDTHTNFKIPTHCLQPMGFNRNESVSDNDDLGFSAFILLQELFFMSEKFHFIHLEGLEALKDVKSKKMGIKFIFNKELPKNCLPRANQFSLFATPAINLFSTQAEPILLDHSRNTHRIFVDRMHEQAYCVIQILKVKAHSSDTGRRVFKNYYSFERFEFLNKSNDFYALANKVDAHGQHYKEISFYTKHHRKETISMDVLCSNNNIPAQLKLHDINEILDYKSVTTENITLPTPIKHIDMDSDMMWNLVVILSFNYQNITKKESLLSLLHIFGFTFDSQDKHFLTNLSDAIINIQSQPTYKVHGCITRRGILVTISMDETKFYCLGEVYKIGLIFSHLFASFAAINSFCELNIICVLSNTTFTYPVQFGNKEPL
- a CDS encoding type VI secretion system baseplate subunit TssG, which translates into the protein MKTSTFYHTIKTFLLTHKKHQIFLRTGKSLGHAYKEIEVIAQNDNETLLKATDSADNTTSLNDQHENCVEIKANFFGLFGSSSPLPNYILDKFARNEDSGNGFSLFFDFLNNHILWLLHESMSLRNYHRSFNDNLNDRISHIFLKILGFNNVTNAKEYLPFSSLILSQRRPKPYIEKILQYNFNLNNRISIIENISQQIPINITQQNVLGIRNTILGKNFLLGKTICSHQNKILLDIKDLQYHEALAYFPNQIQFNRLKESIAFLTNNEFAVDLRLNIQYSSQMNFILGDLANAKLGFGLLLGGGQKNFSNSQYCKYISLHQ
- a CDS encoding tyrosine-type recombinase/integrase yields the protein MQYTTLHDIKRVITSFENSINKASNAKVITAIFANDSLYKGLYLHIRLNKQGINKAFIFRYKVNNKVFTITIGQYPHISLDKARDITTEYNSILQSLEFKEKGLSLKDYLQYMQDKDKNAKLTFKHVFNEWIEKQSIRETTKKQYIHQSKPLLKVFGNKLIQDITKNDILEFLQSYQVRKKLNICYQLYRALKRVFDYCIAYDYIEYSVCDRIKYKIIFKLPKAKHHKAILEKDLKDFVIYSNKALFNDLDIHTYKDKFTKYKTLDYRLFAIMYKFNMYIPLRIHNILNLEWGDIDFKNKMLVIPAYKMKLNKEFKLPLSSQALEILEFMYKQKLDKYVFSCALSDKVRMQRSFYNALNEYLELQKQGLIARGTQRKLANKYKIPYASIKTFICCYLQDNTIKDKYKKSVDNAYNKPLSYWGYKEFLTTHKLNTPHRIRSTFSTILYDLTPKHKLDFTIIEMCLAHSVGNMVIQSYNHSERMQERRELMQFWANYIDKLAHENTLQQVVNNSDLYVLNPANDDDTLRF